From Vigna unguiculata cultivar IT97K-499-35 chromosome 5, ASM411807v1, whole genome shotgun sequence, the proteins below share one genomic window:
- the LOC114185812 gene encoding aquaporin TIP1-3 isoform X1 — MAMYRIAIGSPAEAGQPDAIRAAFAEFFSMIIFVFVGEGSGMAYSKLTNNGPATPTGLIVASLSHAFGLFVAVSVGANHSGGHVNPAVTFGAFIGGNITLLRSILYWIAQLLGSVIACILLKSATGGMETSGFSLSPGVSVWNALIFEVVMTFGLVYTVYATAVDPKKGNVGIVAPIAIGLIVGANILVGGAFDGASMNPAVSFGPAVVTWQWTHHWVYWAGPFIGAAIAAIIYDNIFIGDDGHEPLSSSDF, encoded by the exons TGCAGAATTTTTCTCCAtgatcattttcgtttttgttgGGGAAGGATCTGGCATGGCTTACA GCAAGCTTACCAACAATGGACCTGCAACACCTACTGGTCTAATAGTTGCATCACTGTCTCATGCATTTGGGCTTTTTGTGGCTGTTTCTGTTGGGGCAAACCATTCTGGTGGTCATGTGAACCCTGCAGTCACATTTGGTGCCTTTATAGGAGGAAACATAACCCTGCTGAGAAGTATTCTGTATTGGATTGCACAGTTACTTGGTTCAGTTATTGCATGCATTCTTCTCAAGTCTGCAACTGGTGGAATG GAAACATCAGGCTTTTCTCTGTCCCCTGGTGTGTCTGTGTGGAATGCATTGATTTTTGAAGTTGTGATGACTTTTGGTTTGGTATACACAGTTTATGCAACAGCAGTGGATCCAAAGAAAGGGAATGTGGGAATTGTTGCTCCTATTGCAATTGGTTTGATTGTGGGAGCCAATATCTTAGTTGGTGGTGCTTTTGATGGTGCATCAATGAACCCAGCTGTGTCCTTTGGCCCTGCTGTGGTTACATGGCAATGGACTCATCACTGGGTCTATTGGGCTGGACCATTCATTGGTGCAGCCATTGCTGCAATTATCTATGATAACATCTTCATTGGTGATGATGGTCATGAACCTCTTTCAAGCAGTGACTTCTAG
- the LOC114185812 gene encoding aquaporin TIP1-3 isoform X2 produces MIIFVFVGEGSGMAYSKLTNNGPATPTGLIVASLSHAFGLFVAVSVGANHSGGHVNPAVTFGAFIGGNITLLRSILYWIAQLLGSVIACILLKSATGGMETSGFSLSPGVSVWNALIFEVVMTFGLVYTVYATAVDPKKGNVGIVAPIAIGLIVGANILVGGAFDGASMNPAVSFGPAVVTWQWTHHWVYWAGPFIGAAIAAIIYDNIFIGDDGHEPLSSSDF; encoded by the exons AtgatcattttcgtttttgttgGGGAAGGATCTGGCATGGCTTACA GCAAGCTTACCAACAATGGACCTGCAACACCTACTGGTCTAATAGTTGCATCACTGTCTCATGCATTTGGGCTTTTTGTGGCTGTTTCTGTTGGGGCAAACCATTCTGGTGGTCATGTGAACCCTGCAGTCACATTTGGTGCCTTTATAGGAGGAAACATAACCCTGCTGAGAAGTATTCTGTATTGGATTGCACAGTTACTTGGTTCAGTTATTGCATGCATTCTTCTCAAGTCTGCAACTGGTGGAATG GAAACATCAGGCTTTTCTCTGTCCCCTGGTGTGTCTGTGTGGAATGCATTGATTTTTGAAGTTGTGATGACTTTTGGTTTGGTATACACAGTTTATGCAACAGCAGTGGATCCAAAGAAAGGGAATGTGGGAATTGTTGCTCCTATTGCAATTGGTTTGATTGTGGGAGCCAATATCTTAGTTGGTGGTGCTTTTGATGGTGCATCAATGAACCCAGCTGTGTCCTTTGGCCCTGCTGTGGTTACATGGCAATGGACTCATCACTGGGTCTATTGGGCTGGACCATTCATTGGTGCAGCCATTGCTGCAATTATCTATGATAACATCTTCATTGGTGATGATGGTCATGAACCTCTTTCAAGCAGTGACTTCTAG